The proteins below are encoded in one region of Oncorhynchus tshawytscha isolate Ot180627B linkage group LG04, Otsh_v2.0, whole genome shotgun sequence:
- the LOC112249052 gene encoding receptor-interacting serine/threonine-protein kinase 2 yields the protein MAVETVREEDVLNVILCGTSAGGCLRGTYRRTELQVSIKLLSSRTASRSEWTEWMGDVAVVRKVHSERVLVPLGVYKAWCLMGLLYDWMPEGSLHSLLYQTQLYPGLPMSFMLGILLDVAEGLCHLHCIPLPHQALKPTNVLLDQQYRAKLSDWGLPREWRVGSSLSAGEGPCFRDLVYLSPEALTGTTPSVEADMYSFGVLLWETLNRRQPCGDLLQLLSGEDGVGSGLEGELLPKNVPHCHTLSQLMTSCWSTNPHSRPTAEDCALELRSAIATFDPDAMTRATLSVRESKERALHDSKIHPVKDVPIEINNLEACAGPGDTKCMGNKTLSFPQTSCPSETLPSPPTAIYTGEASQRRHCQDCVTGCVVSSTSPSSGLGPEHPRGTGGVAQRQSPPPPLSSSPSKALRQSPLNQPTASSHAAARCVSPTPMAVSCCRILRERREGIIRGMTEGRLNNLLDVLISRRALPLEAYEVISASLTLTARTRSLLDTCTCLGEHAASLVATTLGMMSIATNRGPSQMSH from the exons TGCGGAACCAGCGCAGGCGGGTGTCTTCGGGGTACTTACCGGAGAACAGAGCTACAGGTGTCAATCAAGCTCCTGTCGTCTCGCACTGCAAGTCGAAG TGAGTGGACTGAGTGGATGGGAGACGTGGCTGTGGTCAGAAAAGTCCATTCAGAGAGGGTTTTGGTTCCTCTGGGTGTGTACAAGGCCTGGTGTCTGATGGGCCTGCTGTATGACTGGATGCCCGAGGgctctctacactctctactATACCAG ACCCAGCTGTATCCAGGTCTACCCATGAGTTTCATGCTTGGCATCCTATTAGATGTGGCAGAGGGGTTGTGCCACCTCCACTGCATACCACTCCCCCACCAGGCCCTGAAACCCACCAATGTTCTCCTGGACCAGCAGTACCGGGCCAAG TTGAGTGACTGGGGCCTGCCCAGGGAGTGGAGGGttggttcctctctctctgctggagaAGGGCCCTGCTTCAGGGACTTGGTGTACCTGTCTCCTGAGGCCCTGACAGGGACCACACCCTCTGTGGAGGCAGACATGTACAG CTTTGGTGTGCTGCTGTGGGAGACTTTGAACAGAAGACAACCGTGTGGAG ATTTGCTCCAGCTGCTTTCAGGTGAGGATGGGGTTGGTTCAGGCCTGGAGGGTGAGCTGCTACCCAAGAATGTACCCCACTGCCATACCCTCTCTCAGCTGATGACCAGCTGCTGGAGCACTAACCCACACAGCCGTCCAACAGCAGAGG ACTGTGCACTGGAATTGAGGAGCGCCATAGCAACCTTTGATCCTGATGCAATGACAAGGGCTACCCTCAGTGTGAGGGAAAGCAAG GAGAGGGCGCTACATGACTCTAAAATCCATCCTGTGAAGGATGTTCCCATTGAGATAAACAACCTAGAG GCCTGCGCTGGTCCCGGAGACACTAAATGTATGGGCAACAAGACACTGTCCTTTCCACAGACTTCCTGCCCTAGTGAAACACTCCCTAGTCCCCCTACAGCCATATATACAGGGGAAGCATCCCAGAGGAGGCACTGTCAGG ACTGTGTGACTGGCTGTGTGGTGTCTTCCACCAGTCCCAGCAGTGGCCTGGGTCCTGAGCATCCCAGAGGGACAGGAGGTGTCGCCCAGAGACAGAGCCCACCACCCCcactctcctccagcccctcaaAAGCCCTCAGACAGAGCCCTCTCAACCAGCCCACTGCCAGCTCCCATG CAGCTGCACGGTGTGTGTCTCCGACTCCGATGGCGGTGAGCTGTTGTCGTATCCTGCGCGAGAGGCGTGAGGGCATCATTCGAGGCATGACGGAGGGACGACTCAACAACCTACTGGATGTGCTCATCTCACGGCGGGCCCTTCCCCTGGAGGCCTATGAggtcatctctgcctctctgacaCTGACCGCTCGCACACGTTCCCTACTGGACACCTGTACCTGTTTAGGGGAACACGCAGCTTCCCTGGTAGCTACCACCCTTGGTATGATGTCCATTGCCACCAATCGTGGCCCTTCACAGATGTCTCACTGA